A genomic window from Treponema maltophilum ATCC 51939 includes:
- a CDS encoding D-alanyl-D-alanine carboxypeptidase family protein, with the protein MNKKKRAVFKASICTAAAACFILLCAVLFSAYKLQYPRPDSLDAEKERLFLKTAEELYPFLPLTPLFWNKDEAGITENPSVYAASALLADLKTGSILYEKNADILIPPASMTKLIAMYIVFQDAAAHKFSLDDVVPLKAESWAVNAPEGSSLMFLAEGQRVSVRELLLGLAVASGNDAAAAIADFVSGSQSAFVERMNTEMKKLGLRYTRFADASGYSELNATTAREFASFARTYLHLYPEALKEFHSVQTLRYPQSHNSPRENPSPSVVQKNTNPALGVIPGADGLKTGFIPESGYNLSLTVERDNLSILSVTLGGPGQGTVQGNAYRLKDAQSLTDYAYNNFKTASIPDSAQIPVGIIGGKTASLFARETVPCTATVPASASQIRRTFELPDFIYAPVKTGDKIGKAVYSVGNMRIKEIPLIADRSVEKSSRFKKIIDTAAKKLILLLRSGKRAIHQAKTAAN; encoded by the coding sequence GTGAATAAAAAAAAGCGGGCCGTATTTAAAGCATCGATATGCACTGCAGCGGCCGCCTGTTTTATCCTGCTTTGCGCAGTCCTTTTTTCCGCATACAAACTGCAATACCCGAGGCCCGATTCCCTCGATGCGGAAAAAGAGCGGCTCTTTTTAAAAACGGCCGAAGAACTCTATCCTTTTTTGCCGCTTACGCCCCTTTTTTGGAACAAAGACGAAGCGGGAATTACCGAAAATCCTTCCGTATACGCCGCTTCGGCCCTGCTCGCCGATTTAAAAACGGGCAGCATTTTATATGAAAAAAATGCGGACATTCTTATCCCGCCCGCTTCCATGACCAAACTGATCGCCATGTACATCGTTTTTCAGGATGCGGCCGCACACAAATTTTCGCTGGACGACGTCGTTCCGCTAAAAGCGGAATCGTGGGCCGTAAACGCGCCCGAAGGTTCTTCGCTTATGTTTTTGGCGGAAGGACAAAGGGTAAGCGTCAGAGAGCTGCTTTTGGGCCTTGCCGTCGCTTCGGGCAATGACGCTGCGGCGGCCATAGCCGACTTTGTGTCCGGCTCCCAAAGCGCTTTTGTCGAGCGCATGAATACCGAAATGAAAAAGCTCGGCTTGCGCTACACGCGTTTTGCGGACGCTTCCGGATACAGCGAATTGAATGCAACGACGGCACGCGAGTTTGCGTCCTTTGCCCGCACGTATTTACACCTCTACCCCGAAGCGCTCAAAGAATTCCATTCGGTACAAACGCTGCGCTACCCGCAGAGTCACAACAGTCCGCGTGAAAATCCGTCCCCTTCCGTTGTGCAAAAAAACACAAATCCCGCACTCGGCGTTATACCGGGCGCCGACGGCTTAAAAACCGGCTTTATTCCCGAATCGGGTTATAACCTTTCTCTTACGGTTGAACGCGATAATTTGAGTATTCTATCGGTTACGCTCGGCGGACCGGGGCAAGGTACCGTTCAGGGCAATGCCTACCGCCTTAAAGACGCGCAAAGCTTAACCGACTATGCCTACAATAATTTTAAAACGGCAAGCATACCCGACAGCGCACAGATTCCCGTCGGCATTATCGGCGGAAAAACCGCAAGCCTTTTTGCCCGCGAAACGGTTCCCTGCACGGCAACCGTCCCCGCCTCCGCTTCGCAGATACGGCGTACCTTCGAACTTCCCGATTTCATCTACGCGCCCGTTAAGACAGGCGACAAAATCGGAAAAGCGGTTTACAGCGTCGGCAATATGCGCATAAAAGAGATTCCCCTGATCGCCGACCGCAGCGTTGAAAAATCTTCCCGGTTCAAAAAGATTATCGATACGGCGGCAAAAAAACTTATCTTACTGCTTCGCAGCGGCAAACGTGCGATACACCAAGCAAAGACCGCAGCGAACTAA
- a CDS encoding PadR family transcriptional regulator, producing MTFNTGAALLDAVVLAVVSKEGTYGYKITQDVRSIVEVSESTLYPVLRRLQKDSCLETYDMEFAGRNRRYYKITPNGMIRLDGYRREWKLYRKNIEHVLFGEN from the coding sequence GTGACATTTAACACGGGAGCCGCCCTTTTGGATGCCGTAGTTTTAGCCGTCGTTTCGAAAGAAGGAACATACGGTTATAAAATTACGCAGGACGTCCGCAGCATTGTGGAAGTATCCGAAAGTACGCTCTATCCGGTTTTGCGGCGGCTTCAAAAAGACAGCTGCCTTGAAACCTACGATATGGAATTTGCCGGAAGAAACCGCCGCTATTATAAAATTACGCCCAACGGAATGATCCGGCTCGACGGGTACAGACGCGAATGGAAACTGTATCGGAAAAACATAGAACACGTTCTTTTTGGAGAAAACTGA
- a CDS encoding DUF1700 domain-containing protein, whose amino-acid sequence MTKEEYLKRLQYELQALPHDEQTEAMNYYRSYFEDAGDEKTADVIDELGPPEKMGAYIRSNFTCVPGEKIHKRKKSGGTNDGRNSSGINMLLLILLLTISFPVWGPVVLGILGAVFGIIVAAVALTFAGALAAAGIFVAGIVLAAAGIGLLFSVPFGGLLGLGAGLFLTGAALLAGIFFVWLGVKVLPFIIRGIVRLCSLPFRRRSA is encoded by the coding sequence ATGACAAAAGAAGAATACCTAAAAAGGCTGCAGTATGAATTGCAAGCGCTGCCGCATGACGAACAAACCGAAGCGATGAATTATTACCGCAGCTATTTTGAAGATGCCGGCGACGAAAAAACCGCCGATGTAATCGACGAGCTGGGGCCGCCGGAAAAAATGGGCGCTTACATACGTTCCAATTTTACCTGCGTTCCCGGCGAAAAAATACATAAGCGCAAAAAAAGCGGCGGTACCAACGACGGCCGCAATTCAAGCGGCATCAACATGCTGCTGCTTATTTTACTTTTAACGATAAGCTTTCCCGTATGGGGGCCGGTCGTTTTGGGAATCTTGGGCGCCGTATTCGGCATTATTGTCGCCGCCGTTGCGCTGACCTTTGCCGGAGCCCTTGCAGCCGCAGGCATTTTTGTGGCGGGCATTGTGCTTGCCGCGGCGGGAATCGGGCTTCTTTTCAGCGTACCCTTCGGCGGCTTATTGGGTTTGGGCGCCGGTTTATTTTTAACGGGAGCCGCCCTGCTTGCCGGCATATTCTTTGTATGGCTTGGGGTAAAAGTTCTGCCCTTTATCATACGAGGCATTGTACGTCTGTGCAGCCTGCCGTTTAGAAGACGAAGCGCGTAA
- a CDS encoding PspC domain-containing protein, producing MTKKLYKSDNKMVCGVCAGIAEYFNIDPTLVRLLTVFFMFAGVGSGLIAYIVAAVIIPDRSRPERTAKEDIPEKEAER from the coding sequence ATGACAAAGAAACTGTACAAAAGCGACAATAAAATGGTGTGCGGAGTGTGCGCGGGAATCGCCGAATATTTTAATATCGATCCTACGCTCGTGCGACTGTTAACCGTATTTTTTATGTTTGCCGGAGTCGGAAGCGGCCTTATCGCGTATATTGTCGCCGCGGTGATTATACCGGATAGAAGCCGGCCAGAGCGAACAGCCAAAGAAGATATACCGGAAAAAGAGGCAGAGCGCTGA
- a CDS encoding Gx transporter family protein, with product MEYVIPKPLPFMRLGLANMPLVLALYVFGAKEILLLVLLKILGQGFITGTLFSYIFLFSAAGSFASAAAMLVLQRSAKRQVSCVGVSLAGAFANTAAQIALSNFLLFGKAVLYIAPVLLISGFVTGLCLGLITGIFAARSRWFALLPKNASAGSLYL from the coding sequence GTGGAATATGTAATTCCCAAGCCCCTTCCTTTTATGCGTTTGGGACTTGCGAATATGCCGCTCGTGCTGGCTTTGTATGTATTCGGCGCAAAAGAGATTTTGCTTTTGGTGCTGCTTAAAATACTGGGGCAGGGCTTTATTACGGGAACTCTTTTTTCATATATTTTTTTGTTTTCGGCGGCCGGTTCGTTCGCTTCGGCTGCGGCGATGCTTGTGTTGCAGCGAAGCGCAAAACGGCAGGTAAGCTGTGTCGGCGTCAGTTTGGCCGGAGCGTTTGCAAATACCGCGGCGCAAATCGCGCTGTCGAACTTTTTACTTTTCGGAAAAGCCGTGCTGTACATTGCGCCGGTGCTGTTAATTTCGGGTTTTGTAACGGGATTGTGTTTGGGCCTTATAACGGGCATTTTTGCCGCGCGCTCGCGCTGGTTTGCGCTATTGCCGAAAAACGCCTCGGCCGGAAGTTTGTATCTATGA
- a CDS encoding helix-turn-helix domain-containing protein: MAVQLIKTKKAYHDALKMIDELFDAKPHTKEADDLELLSALVELYEERTFPIESPSPLEAIRFRMEQMNLAQKDLIPYIGNKSKVSEVLSGKRSLSLTMIRKLSVGLDIPADVLIQPYEIPA, from the coding sequence ATGGCTGTACAATTAATTAAAACCAAAAAAGCGTATCACGATGCGTTGAAGATGATAGATGAATTGTTTGATGCAAAACCGCATACGAAAGAAGCGGATGATTTGGAATTGCTTAGTGCTTTGGTTGAGTTATATGAAGAGCGCACTTTCCCTATAGAATCTCCGTCTCCTCTTGAGGCGATAAGATTCAGAATGGAACAAATGAATCTTGCGCAAAAAGATTTAATTCCGTATATCGGCAATAAATCAAAAGTTTCCGAAGTCCTGTCGGGAAAACGGTCGTTAAGCCTTACTATGATTCGAAAACTTTCCGTCGGGTTGGATATTCCCGCCGATGTTCTTATTCAGCCATATGAGATCCCGGCGTGA
- a CDS encoding type II toxin-antitoxin system HigB family toxin gives MRIIARKTLVDYWIKHSTAKAPLEAWFREVKTAQWQSPDDIKRRYPSASFLADNRVCFNIAGNNYRLIVKINYNFSIVYIRFIGTHAAYNKINAEAV, from the coding sequence ATGCGAATAATTGCACGAAAAACGCTTGTTGACTATTGGATAAAACACTCGACGGCAAAGGCTCCGTTAGAAGCTTGGTTTAGAGAAGTAAAAACGGCACAATGGCAAAGTCCTGATGATATAAAGCGGCGTTATCCTTCGGCAAGTTTCTTAGCGGACAACAGGGTTTGTTTTAATATTGCAGGGAATAATTATAGGCTTATTGTAAAAATAAACTATAATTTTTCTATAGTTTATATTAGATTTATCGGAACTCATGCAGCGTATAATAAAATAAATGCGGAGGCAGTATAA
- the smpB gene encoding SsrA-binding protein SmpB, which translates to MSMAGTKMIAQNKKARFNYTVTESLECGIELKGTEVKSVKAGNISFPDAFAEISNGEVWLKQLHISEYAFSSVFNHDPDRPKKLLLHRDEIKRLNRKVEEKGVTLIPLDFYLKNGRVKVNLGLCRGKKQYDKRSDIRERDIQRDMQRDFRKGLNGC; encoded by the coding sequence ATGAGTATGGCCGGCACAAAGATGATTGCGCAAAACAAAAAAGCCCGCTTTAACTACACCGTAACCGAATCGCTCGAATGCGGCATAGAACTGAAAGGTACGGAAGTAAAATCGGTAAAAGCGGGGAACATCTCTTTTCCCGACGCCTTTGCCGAAATCTCGAACGGAGAAGTTTGGCTGAAGCAATTGCATATTTCCGAATATGCGTTTTCTTCCGTATTCAATCACGATCCGGACCGGCCGAAAAAATTGCTTTTACACCGCGACGAAATAAAACGGCTGAACCGCAAGGTCGAAGAAAAAGGCGTAACGCTTATTCCGCTTGATTTTTATCTGAAAAACGGAAGAGTAAAAGTCAACTTGGGATTGTGCCGCGGCAAAAAACAATACGATAAGCGTTCGGATATACGCGAACGCGACATTCAGCGCGATATGCAGCGGGACTTCCGTAAAGGATTGAACGGATGTTGA
- a CDS encoding TP0183 family DNA metabolism protein — protein sequence MLNNVQSRLRHSLLLFMLCLPAAFLSAQAKRALYVYASSSSSGDSAVIKMTEDLFFSQLASSDLFTVHDMRSTEYSSAELTRYGSADSLFFYTQIYEKDGQWFLKLHLIDGATGKETVLQNNYDGYYKILTEAKNSLTSLIKQFNAGEAQKTEKQGTSSVTVEKLSGTWYGEDYIDKIIILRGGRGFVIFKNGASMNVSVSVSGNLLSAVQQGKPNASFFPELPREVALVNAPEAKPVRWELTVESESAMKGVKISLVAEYDNSGVLSVKEGRIPVRWHR from the coding sequence ATGTTGAATAACGTACAATCCCGACTGAGACATTCCCTGTTGCTTTTTATGCTGTGCCTTCCGGCCGCTTTTTTAAGCGCGCAGGCAAAGCGGGCACTGTACGTTTATGCAAGCTCATCGTCTTCGGGCGATTCGGCCGTAATTAAAATGACAGAGGATTTGTTTTTTTCGCAGTTGGCCTCGTCGGATCTTTTTACCGTGCACGATATGCGTTCAACCGAATATTCGTCCGCCGAGCTTACGCGCTACGGAAGCGCCGATTCCCTGTTTTTTTATACGCAGATATATGAAAAAGACGGTCAATGGTTTTTAAAGCTGCATTTAATCGACGGTGCAACGGGCAAAGAAACGGTGCTGCAAAATAATTATGACGGCTACTATAAAATTCTGACCGAAGCCAAAAATTCGCTGACTTCTCTTATAAAGCAATTCAACGCAGGCGAGGCGCAAAAAACCGAAAAACAGGGCACTTCTTCCGTAACCGTCGAAAAACTGTCGGGTACATGGTACGGCGAAGACTATATCGATAAAATTATCATTTTACGCGGCGGAAGAGGTTTTGTGATTTTTAAAAACGGCGCATCGATGAATGTTTCCGTAAGCGTAAGCGGCAACCTTTTGTCCGCCGTACAGCAGGGCAAACCGAACGCATCGTTTTTTCCCGAACTTCCGCGCGAAGTCGCCCTCGTAAATGCGCCGGAAGCCAAACCCGTCCGCTGGGAACTGACCGTCGAAAGCGAATCGGCAATGAAGGGCGTTAAAATAAGCCTTGTCGCCGAATACGACAATTCGGGAGTTCTTTCGGTAAAAGAGGGACGCATTCCCGTGCGCTGGCACCGCTGA
- a CDS encoding L-threonylcarbamoyladenylate synthase: protein MILQKSDADCLSSVSEALLEGKVVIIPTDTVYGFSGIVPLSEGAIRRIKGRDEGKPFIQLIADPEDIARYSPTIVPDKIRSHMPGALTVIVPTQNASGGHTTTAFRCPDDEWLRSLIRACKTPLYSTSVNRSGAPVIADVKIMEKEFGSEVFCIVDGGAQKQSLPSTIVDITGGEIKILRQGIVHIESGD, encoded by the coding sequence ATGATCCTGCAAAAGTCTGATGCGGATTGTCTTTCCTCGGTTTCCGAAGCGCTGCTTGAGGGAAAAGTCGTCATTATTCCGACCGATACGGTCTACGGTTTTTCGGGCATCGTTCCTTTAAGCGAGGGCGCGATACGTCGCATTAAGGGGCGCGATGAAGGAAAGCCCTTTATACAACTCATCGCCGACCCGGAAGACATTGCCCGGTATTCGCCGACAATTGTGCCGGATAAAATCCGCTCGCATATGCCGGGCGCTTTAACCGTCATCGTTCCCACACAAAATGCTTCCGGCGGACACACGACAACCGCTTTCCGCTGCCCGGACGATGAATGGTTGCGTTCTCTTATACGCGCGTGCAAAACGCCGCTTTATTCGACAAGCGTCAACCGCAGCGGTGCGCCCGTTATCGCCGACGTAAAAATAATGGAAAAAGAATTCGGCTCGGAAGTGTTTTGCATTGTAGACGGAGGGGCGCAAAAGCAAAGCCTTCCGTCCACGATAGTCGACATTACCGGGGGCGAAATAAAAATTCTGCGTCAAGGCATCGTACACATAGAAAGCGGCGATTAG
- a CDS encoding FtsB family cell division protein, whose product MNRFHFMFSIIAAVFVYVCLSVIFGQEGIWAYNQLQKQKIALTVGVERLQDLNSRLLTESTALQKDRDVIASYAKKMGFIYPGEHLVKINGIPEPPPAVYDPGTKLLRPDIVFIPEWLAKSIAFLAFVFYNLVFSILSVIRYHDPAKV is encoded by the coding sequence ATGAACCGGTTTCATTTTATGTTTTCGATAATCGCCGCCGTTTTTGTATATGTATGTCTGTCGGTTATATTCGGGCAGGAAGGAATATGGGCGTACAATCAGCTGCAAAAACAAAAGATTGCGCTTACCGTAGGCGTCGAGCGTTTACAGGATTTGAACAGCCGACTTTTAACGGAAAGCACCGCTCTGCAAAAAGACCGCGATGTTATCGCATCCTATGCGAAAAAAATGGGCTTTATTTATCCGGGCGAACACTTGGTAAAGATAAACGGAATTCCCGAACCGCCGCCTGCCGTCTACGATCCGGGTACAAAACTTTTACGGCCCGACATCGTTTTTATTCCCGAATGGCTTGCAAAAAGCATCGCCTTTTTAGCCTTTGTTTTTTACAATCTTGTCTTTTCGATTTTAAGCGTGATCCGGTATCATGATCCTGCAAAAGTCTGA